The following are from one region of the Cyanobium gracile PCC 6307 genome:
- a CDS encoding NAD-dependent epimerase/dehydratase family protein: MRLFLTGGTGFIGSHVLAAALAAGHQVRALRRSPASAPVIPLPGAPEWCEGDLASLEASALEGVEAVLHLASAGVSPKPASWEELVQANVAGSLRLLERAAEAGVGRCVVAGSSHEYGNAARRFEAIPPDAPLEPLSPYGASKAAAFQLLRAFAIAQGLELVYGRIFSAYGEGQFAGNFWPSLRRAALAGDDFPMTSGRQVSDFIPVAEVAAHLLAACARPDVAAGVPLVVNIGSGAATSLLAFAEAEWERLGATGRLRPGVLPDRPDQIERYVPDLAGLRLPASPLP, translated from the coding sequence ATGAGGCTGTTCCTCACCGGCGGCACCGGCTTCATCGGCTCCCATGTGCTGGCGGCGGCCCTGGCGGCGGGCCACCAGGTGCGGGCCCTGCGCCGCAGCCCCGCTTCTGCCCCGGTGATCCCCCTGCCCGGCGCGCCCGAGTGGTGCGAGGGCGACCTCGCCAGCCTGGAGGCCTCGGCGCTGGAGGGCGTGGAGGCGGTGCTGCACCTGGCCTCCGCCGGGGTGAGCCCCAAGCCCGCCAGCTGGGAGGAGCTGGTGCAGGCCAACGTGGCCGGCAGCCTGCGGCTGCTGGAGCGGGCGGCGGAGGCGGGGGTGGGCCGCTGCGTCGTGGCGGGCAGCAGCCACGAGTACGGCAACGCCGCCCGCCGTTTTGAGGCCATCCCCCCCGACGCCCCCCTGGAGCCCCTGAGCCCCTACGGCGCCAGCAAGGCGGCCGCCTTCCAGCTGCTGCGGGCCTTTGCCATCGCCCAGGGCCTGGAGCTCGTCTACGGCCGCATCTTCTCGGCCTACGGCGAGGGCCAGTTCGCGGGCAACTTCTGGCCGTCCTTGCGCCGCGCGGCCCTGGCCGGCGACGATTTCCCCATGACCTCCGGCCGCCAGGTGAGCGATTTCATCCCCGTCGCCGAGGTGGCGGCCCACCTGCTGGCGGCCTGCGCGCGGCCCGATGTGGCCGCCGGGGTGCCCCTGGTGGTCAACATCGGTTCGGGGGCCGCCACCAGCCTGCTGGCCTTCGCCGAGGCGGAATGGGAGCGCCTGGGGGCGACCGGTAGATTGCGCCCCGGTGTGCTTCCCGACCGCCCCGATCAGATCGAGCGATACGTTCCGGACCTGGCTGGTTTGAGGCTCCCCGCGTCCCCTCTGCCCTGA
- the rfbH gene encoding lipopolysaccharide biosynthesis protein RfbH encodes MTADLDQLKQEILRLTRDYARRAHAAYRPGDDPDRTPHADGQTIPYAGRVFTEDEVEAAVGTTLDFWLTLGTEGAAMESELAAFLGVRHSLLVNSGSSANLVAISALTSHRLPAERRLRPGDEVITVAAGFPTTVAPILQVGAVPVFIDADPVTGNARCDQLEAAYRPGVTKAVMMAHALGNPFDLAAVLRFCRAHDLWLVEDNCDALGCSYSMPRELAESLGFSENSPGLDEGPDRVIRWTGTWGDISTQSFYPPHHLTMGEGGAVNIVRDQKLKVVAESFRDWGRDCWCPSGKDDTCGKRFDWQLGELPAGYDHKYIYSHLGFNLKPLDPQAAIGRVQLRRLPEFIEARKRNWQTLREGLVPTEPVLEFSLPTHATGWDPQSGFSWDASGCRTDCSWFGFKISVKSDAPFRRTDLARELDAHRIGNRMLFGGNLVRQPAFVQLRADRPDALRVVGDLAGADAIMVDTLFLGTYPGLTAPMLAKEIQVILDFCRSR; translated from the coding sequence ATGACCGCCGACCTCGACCAGCTCAAACAGGAGATCCTGCGGCTCACCCGCGACTACGCCCGCCGCGCCCACGCCGCCTATCGCCCCGGCGATGACCCAGATCGCACCCCCCACGCCGACGGCCAGACGATCCCCTACGCCGGCCGCGTCTTCACCGAAGACGAGGTGGAAGCGGCCGTGGGCACCACCCTCGACTTCTGGCTCACCCTCGGCACCGAAGGCGCCGCCATGGAGAGCGAGCTGGCGGCCTTCCTGGGGGTGCGCCACAGCCTGCTGGTCAATTCCGGCTCCTCCGCCAACCTGGTGGCCATCTCGGCCCTCACCTCCCACCGCCTGCCCGCCGAGCGACGCCTGCGGCCCGGCGATGAGGTGATCACCGTGGCGGCCGGCTTCCCCACCACCGTGGCGCCGATCCTGCAGGTGGGCGCCGTGCCGGTGTTCATCGACGCCGATCCGGTCACCGGCAACGCCCGCTGCGACCAGCTCGAAGCCGCCTACCGGCCCGGCGTCACCAAGGCCGTGATGATGGCCCACGCCCTGGGCAACCCCTTCGATCTGGCGGCGGTGCTGCGCTTCTGCCGCGCCCACGACCTCTGGCTCGTCGAAGACAACTGCGACGCCTTGGGCTGCTCCTACTCCATGCCCCGGGAGCTGGCCGAATCCCTCGGCTTCAGCGAGAACAGCCCGGGCCTCGATGAGGGCCCGGACCGCGTCATCCGCTGGACCGGCACCTGGGGCGACATCAGCACCCAGAGCTTCTACCCGCCCCACCACCTCACCATGGGCGAGGGCGGCGCGGTCAACATCGTCCGCGACCAGAAGCTCAAGGTGGTGGCCGAGAGCTTCCGCGACTGGGGCCGCGACTGCTGGTGCCCCTCCGGCAAGGACGACACCTGCGGCAAGCGCTTCGACTGGCAGCTGGGCGAGCTGCCCGCCGGCTACGACCACAAGTACATCTACAGCCACCTCGGATTCAACCTCAAACCCCTCGATCCCCAGGCCGCCATCGGCCGGGTGCAGCTGCGCCGCCTGCCGGAGTTCATCGAGGCCCGCAAGCGCAACTGGCAGACCCTGCGCGAAGGCCTGGTGCCCACCGAGCCCGTGCTGGAGTTCTCCCTGCCCACCCATGCCACCGGCTGGGATCCGCAGAGCGGCTTCTCCTGGGACGCCAGCGGCTGCCGCACCGACTGCTCCTGGTTCGGCTTCAAGATCTCCGTCAAGTCCGACGCCCCCTTCCGCCGCACCGACCTGGCCCGGGAGCTCGATGCCCACCGCATCGGCAACCGCATGCTGTTCGGCGGCAACCTGGTGCGCCAGCCCGCCTTCGTTCAGCTGCGCGCCGACCGCCCCGATGCCCTGCGGGTGGTGGGCGACCTGGCCGGCGCCGACGCGATCATGGTCGACACCCTGTTCCTGGGCACCTACCCGGGCCTCACGGCCCCGATGCTGGCCAAGGAGATCCAGGTGATCCTCGACTTCTGCCGCAGCCGATGA
- a CDS encoding J domain-containing protein, whose amino-acid sequence MAARSKKLTLAEVKALIQTLLGKPELGEADLLAFAQTINGGAFKDPPPPKPKPPTATEIKNKVLAHFRCKTVTQLRKDKNFQLSMTGEEVALKTKDDWLVLYRRFIGIPANEQNLVDGPTVINGIDVLQHFRPWVVFGLDPKTATADEVREAFRRLIQQHHPDHGGDPRVAERLQTMKDSILALMP is encoded by the coding sequence GTGGCCGCCCGAAGCAAGAAGCTGACGCTGGCCGAGGTGAAGGCGCTGATCCAGACGCTCCTGGGGAAGCCGGAGCTGGGCGAGGCCGATCTGCTGGCGTTCGCCCAGACCATCAACGGGGGCGCGTTCAAGGATCCGCCGCCACCGAAGCCCAAGCCCCCCACCGCCACCGAGATCAAGAACAAGGTGCTGGCCCATTTCAGGTGTAAGACCGTCACCCAGCTGCGCAAGGACAAGAACTTCCAGCTATCAATGACGGGCGAAGAGGTGGCACTGAAAACCAAGGACGACTGGCTGGTGCTCTACCGGCGCTTCATCGGCATTCCGGCCAACGAGCAGAACCTGGTGGACGGACCCACCGTGATCAACGGCATTGACGTGCTGCAGCACTTCCGTCCCTGGGTGGTGTTCGGCCTCGACCCGAAGACCGCCACGGCCGACGAGGTACGCGAGGCGTTTCGAAGGCTGATCCAGCAGCACCACCCCGACCACGGCGGTGATCCCCGCGTGGCGGAACGCCTGCAGACGATGAAGGACTCGATCCTTGCCCTGATGCCCTGA
- a CDS encoding glycosyltransferase family 2 protein translates to MTRSPHHIAICIPCYNESSNIEALYVRLAKVLEQFPDDVFSIVFADNCSTDHTVQLIEGLAARDSRVGLIRNVSNFGFVRSSANALLAPDADANVFLMSDLQDPPELVAELINGWKKGDDQVIFAVRRSSHESPILFLCKKIYYATLSWLSDYPMVRDTTGFGIYDRSVIVALRQSIDSYPFIKGLVCAIGFQWSTIPYVSADRKGGSSSASLSFLVDFGVLGIVTSSRKPMRLITTAGLSLGALSILLSFVVMVSKLIFWNSFQFGVAMLSVSALFFAGAMMFALGILGEYIGFINQRTLRLPLVVERSRHNVPHREG, encoded by the coding sequence ATGACGAGATCGCCGCATCATATCGCCATCTGCATTCCCTGTTACAACGAGTCGTCCAATATCGAAGCGCTCTATGTGAGGCTGGCCAAGGTTCTTGAGCAGTTTCCTGACGACGTTTTCTCGATCGTGTTTGCCGATAATTGCTCCACCGACCACACGGTGCAGCTGATCGAGGGCCTGGCGGCAAGGGATTCCCGCGTTGGCCTGATCCGCAATGTCTCGAACTTCGGCTTCGTGCGCTCCTCGGCCAATGCCCTGCTCGCGCCCGATGCCGACGCCAATGTGTTTCTGATGTCGGATCTGCAGGATCCCCCCGAGCTGGTGGCGGAGCTGATCAACGGCTGGAAGAAGGGCGACGACCAGGTGATCTTCGCCGTGCGGCGCTCCAGCCATGAGAGCCCGATCCTCTTCCTCTGCAAGAAGATCTACTACGCCACCCTCTCCTGGCTTTCCGATTATCCGATGGTGCGCGATACCACCGGTTTCGGCATCTACGACCGCTCCGTGATCGTGGCCCTGCGTCAGTCGATCGACTCCTATCCCTTCATCAAGGGCCTGGTGTGCGCCATCGGCTTCCAATGGTCCACCATTCCCTACGTGAGTGCCGACCGCAAGGGCGGCAGCAGCTCCGCGTCGTTGTCGTTCCTGGTGGATTTCGGCGTGCTCGGCATCGTCACCTCCTCCCGCAAGCCGATGCGGCTGATCACCACCGCCGGCCTGTCCCTCGGGGCGCTTTCCATCCTGCTGTCGTTCGTGGTGATGGTCAGCAAGCTGATCTTCTGGAACAGCTTCCAGTTCGGTGTGGCCATGCTGTCGGTCTCGGCGTTGTTCTTCGCCGGCGCCATGATGTTCGCCCTCGGCATCCTGGGCGAATACATCGGCTTCATCAACCAGCGCACCCTGCGCCTGCCCCTGGTGGTGGAGCGCAGCCGCCACAACGTCCCCCACCGCGAAGGCTGA
- the rfbG gene encoding CDP-glucose 4,6-dehydratase — MASASPRRAWQRPDPAFWQGKRVLLTGHTGFKGSWLALWLCELGAQVTGFALAPDTDPSLFDQLGLASRLDHHIGDLRDPAALRELVAAVQPEVVLHLAAQPLVRRSYAEPVLTWETNVMGTIHLMEALRPLAHPCAAVLITTDKVYRNNEWLYGYRENDPLGGHDPYSSSKAAAELAISSWRASYCGSLPHQSPHLRLASARAGNVIGGGDWAADRIIPDTVRSLRASEPITLRNPAATRPWQHVLEPLGGYLALAEALAEPSEGLAMAEAFNFGPQLEANRPVRELVEQALAHWPGTWIDASDPSAPHEAGLLNLVVDKAHHRLGWSPRWDFATTTARTLQWYRRVIEAGDDPLACCLDDLTAYLAPLPPGRSTP, encoded by the coding sequence ATGGCCAGCGCCTCCCCCCGTCGGGCCTGGCAGCGGCCCGATCCCGCCTTCTGGCAGGGGAAGCGGGTGTTGCTCACCGGCCACACCGGCTTCAAGGGCAGCTGGCTGGCCCTCTGGCTCTGCGAACTCGGCGCCCAGGTCACCGGCTTCGCCCTGGCGCCGGACACCGACCCCTCCCTGTTCGACCAGCTGGGCCTGGCCTCCCGCCTCGATCACCACATCGGCGACCTGCGTGATCCGGCCGCCCTGCGCGAGCTGGTGGCCGCCGTCCAGCCGGAGGTGGTGCTGCACCTGGCCGCCCAGCCCCTGGTGCGCCGCAGCTACGCCGAGCCGGTGCTCACCTGGGAAACGAACGTGATGGGCACTATCCACCTGATGGAGGCCCTGCGCCCCCTGGCCCATCCCTGCGCCGCGGTGCTGATCACCACCGACAAGGTCTACCGCAACAACGAGTGGCTCTACGGCTACCGGGAGAACGACCCCCTCGGCGGCCACGACCCTTACAGCAGCAGCAAGGCCGCCGCCGAGCTGGCCATCAGCTCCTGGCGCGCCAGCTACTGCGGCAGCCTGCCCCACCAGTCGCCCCACCTGCGCCTGGCCAGCGCCAGGGCCGGCAACGTCATCGGTGGCGGCGACTGGGCCGCCGACCGCATCATTCCCGACACCGTCCGCTCCCTGCGCGCCAGTGAGCCGATCACCCTGCGCAACCCCGCCGCCACCCGCCCCTGGCAGCACGTGCTCGAACCCCTCGGCGGCTACCTGGCCCTGGCCGAGGCCCTCGCCGAACCCTCCGAGGGCCTGGCGATGGCCGAAGCCTTTAACTTCGGGCCCCAGCTGGAGGCCAACCGGCCCGTGCGGGAGCTGGTGGAGCAGGCCCTGGCCCACTGGCCCGGCACCTGGATCGATGCCTCCGATCCCAGTGCCCCCCACGAGGCCGGTCTGTTGAATCTTGTGGTCGACAAGGCCCACCACCGCCTCGGCTGGTCGCCCCGCTGGGACTTCGCGACCACCACCGCCCGCACGCTTCAGTGGTATCGCCGCGTGATCGAGGCGGGCGACGACCCGCTGGCCTGCTGCCTCGACGACCTCACCGCCTATCTCGCTCCTCTGCCGCCGGGCCGATCCACCCCATGA
- the rfbF gene encoding glucose-1-phosphate cytidylyltransferase, with amino-acid sequence MKAVILAGGLGTRLAEETHLRPKPMVEIGGKPILWHILKIYSHHGINDFIICCGYKGYVIKEYFANYFLHTSDVTFHMDLNHMEVHRQKAEPWKVTLVDTGDATLTGGRLARVRSYLPPGESFCFTYGDGVADVDIAALIAHHQRQGLQATLTAVQPPGRYGALHLNGDVVTDFEEKPDGDNAWINGGFFVLEPAVIDLVDGDQCVWEQAPLKALATQGQLSSFKHRGFWQPMDTLRDRQRLEDLWQQGRAPWKVWS; translated from the coding sequence ATGAAAGCCGTCATCCTGGCCGGTGGACTGGGCACCCGACTCGCGGAGGAGACCCACCTGCGGCCCAAGCCGATGGTGGAGATCGGCGGCAAGCCGATCCTGTGGCACATCCTCAAGATCTACAGCCACCACGGCATCAACGACTTCATCATCTGTTGCGGCTACAAGGGCTATGTGATCAAGGAATACTTCGCCAACTATTTCCTGCACACCAGTGATGTCACCTTCCATATGGATCTCAACCACATGGAAGTACACCGCCAGAAGGCCGAACCCTGGAAGGTCACCCTGGTCGACACCGGCGATGCCACCCTCACCGGCGGCCGTCTGGCCCGGGTGCGCAGCTACCTGCCGCCGGGGGAATCCTTCTGCTTCACCTACGGCGACGGCGTCGCCGATGTGGACATCGCCGCCCTGATCGCCCACCACCAGCGCCAGGGCCTGCAGGCCACCCTCACCGCCGTGCAGCCCCCCGGCCGCTACGGCGCCCTGCACCTCAACGGCGATGTGGTCACCGACTTCGAGGAGAAGCCCGACGGCGACAACGCCTGGATCAACGGCGGCTTCTTCGTGCTCGAGCCCGCCGTGATCGACCTGGTCGACGGCGACCAGTGTGTCTGGGAGCAGGCGCCCCTCAAGGCCCTCGCCACCCAGGGCCAGCTCAGCTCCTTCAAGCACCGCGGCTTCTGGCAGCCCATGGACACCCTGCGCGACCGCCAGCGTCTGGAGGACCTCTGGCAGCAGGGCCGCGCCCCCTGGAAGGTCTGGAGCTGA
- the tkt gene encoding transketolase — MVAAPTTQVDSHVETLCINSIRFLAVDAINKSNSGHPGLPMGCAPMAFSLWDKVLRHNPKNPQWFNRDRFVLSAGHGCMLLYALLHLTGYDSVTMEDIKQFRQWGSRTPGHPETFETPGVEVTTGPLGQGISNAVGLAIAEAHLAAKFNKPDATIVDHYTYVLMGDGCNQEGVSSEAASLAGHLGLGKLIALYDDNHITIDGNTGVSFTEDVMKRYEAYGWHVQHVEDGNTDVAAITRAIEAAKAVTDRPSLIKVTTTIGYGSPNKANTAGVHGAALGAEEAELTRQQLEWSYGAFEVPEPAYEHWRQAIQRGAAAEASWSESLAAYRSRYPAEAAEFERMLRGELPEGWDASLPMFTPEDKGLATRQHSYNALNAFGPSLPELIGGSADLTHSNLTDIKGEASFQKGHEANRYLHFGVREHAMAAVLNGIAYHNSGLIPYGGTFLVFAGYMIGAMRLSALSQLGVIYVLTHDSIGLGEDGPTHQPVETLANLRAIPNLLVIRPGDGNETVGAYKVAVTNRKRPTVLALSRQAMVNQANSAADKVAKGGYILNDCSGTPDLILIGTGTELDLCVKAAALLTAEGKAVRVVSMPCVELFEEQDAAYRESVLPAAVRKRVVVEASSSFGWHKYTGFDGASVSIDSFGASAPGGVCLEKFGFTVDNVVATAKALG; from the coding sequence ATGGTCGCCGCCCCCACCACCCAGGTCGATAGCCACGTAGAGACGCTCTGCATCAACAGCATCCGCTTCCTGGCGGTCGACGCGATCAACAAGTCCAACTCGGGGCACCCCGGCCTGCCGATGGGCTGCGCACCGATGGCCTTCTCCCTCTGGGACAAGGTGCTGCGCCACAACCCCAAGAATCCGCAGTGGTTCAACCGCGACCGCTTCGTGCTCTCGGCCGGCCACGGCTGCATGCTGCTGTACGCGCTGCTTCACCTCACCGGCTACGACAGCGTGACCATGGAGGACATCAAGCAGTTCCGCCAGTGGGGCTCCCGCACCCCCGGCCACCCGGAAACCTTCGAGACCCCCGGCGTTGAGGTGACCACCGGGCCCCTGGGGCAGGGCATCTCCAACGCCGTGGGCCTGGCGATCGCCGAAGCCCACCTGGCGGCCAAGTTCAACAAGCCCGACGCCACCATCGTCGACCACTACACCTACGTGCTGATGGGTGACGGCTGCAACCAGGAGGGGGTCTCCAGCGAGGCCGCCTCCCTGGCCGGCCACCTGGGTCTGGGCAAGCTGATCGCCCTCTACGACGACAACCACATCACCATCGACGGCAACACCGGCGTGTCCTTCACCGAGGACGTGATGAAGCGCTACGAGGCCTACGGCTGGCATGTGCAGCACGTCGAAGACGGCAACACCGACGTGGCGGCCATCACCCGGGCGATCGAGGCGGCCAAGGCGGTCACCGACCGTCCCAGCCTGATCAAGGTCACCACCACCATCGGCTACGGCTCCCCCAACAAGGCCAACACCGCCGGCGTGCACGGCGCCGCCCTCGGGGCCGAGGAGGCCGAGCTCACCCGCCAGCAGCTGGAGTGGAGCTACGGCGCCTTCGAGGTGCCCGAACCGGCCTATGAGCACTGGCGCCAGGCCATCCAGCGCGGTGCCGCCGCCGAAGCCTCCTGGAGCGAGAGTCTGGCCGCCTACCGCAGCCGCTATCCCGCCGAGGCGGCCGAGTTCGAGCGGATGCTGCGCGGTGAGCTGCCCGAGGGCTGGGATGCCTCCCTGCCGATGTTCACCCCCGAGGACAAGGGCCTGGCCACCCGCCAGCACTCCTACAACGCCCTCAACGCCTTCGGCCCCAGCCTGCCCGAGCTGATCGGCGGCTCCGCCGACCTCACCCACTCCAACCTCACCGACATCAAGGGCGAGGCCAGCTTCCAGAAGGGCCACGAAGCCAACCGCTACCTGCACTTCGGGGTGCGGGAGCACGCCATGGCGGCGGTGCTCAACGGCATCGCGTACCACAACAGCGGCCTGATCCCCTACGGCGGCACCTTCCTGGTGTTCGCCGGCTACATGATCGGCGCCATGCGCCTGTCGGCCCTCTCCCAGCTGGGCGTGATCTACGTGCTCACCCACGATTCGATCGGCCTGGGCGAAGACGGCCCCACCCACCAGCCGGTGGAGACCCTCGCCAACCTGCGCGCCATCCCCAACCTGCTGGTGATCCGCCCCGGCGACGGCAACGAGACGGTGGGGGCCTACAAGGTCGCCGTCACCAACCGCAAGCGCCCCACGGTGCTGGCCCTGAGCCGCCAGGCCATGGTCAACCAGGCCAACTCCGCGGCCGACAAGGTGGCCAAGGGTGGCTACATCCTCAACGACTGCAGCGGCACCCCGGATCTGATCCTGATCGGCACCGGCACCGAGCTCGACCTCTGCGTCAAGGCCGCCGCCCTGCTCACCGCCGAAGGCAAGGCGGTGCGGGTGGTGTCGATGCCTTGTGTGGAGCTGTTTGAGGAGCAGGACGCCGCCTACCGCGAGTCGGTGCTGCCCGCCGCCGTGCGCAAGCGGGTGGTGGTGGAGGCCTCCAGCTCCTTCGGCTGGCACAAGTACACCGGCTTCGACGGCGCCAGCGTCTCGATCGACAGCTTCGGTGCCTCGGCCCCCGGCGGCGTCTGCCTGGAGAAGTTCGGCTTCACCGTCGACAACGTGGTGGCCACCGCCAAGGCCCTGGGCTGA
- a CDS encoding SDR family NAD(P)-dependent oxidoreductase, producing MKVLITGGCGFLGSNLAASYLQEGAEVIVVDALFRRGSAANLAWLEQQAAPGRFHFIQADLAEAEAVLAVFRRHAPFDYIAHVGGQVAMTTSLTDPARDLQTNVLGTFAVLEAARALSPEALIAYSSTNKVYGDLEGLRYEETPTRYRLPDHPEGLDEALCLDFSTPYGCSKGAADQYVRDWARVYGLKTVVFRHSSIFGGRQFASFDQGWVGWFCQKAIEQKRAHQAGVAPEPFTIAGTGKQVRDVLHADDLIRLYRAAYEHRERMTGEIFNIGGGAANSLSLLELFALLAELLAIPPLVFTPTPRRASDQDCFIADIAKAERLLGWSPAISCRDGVSRMLAWTETHLMAA from the coding sequence ATGAAGGTCCTGATCACCGGCGGTTGCGGCTTTCTCGGCTCCAACCTGGCCGCCTCCTACCTGCAGGAAGGGGCCGAGGTGATCGTGGTCGATGCCCTGTTCCGGCGCGGTTCGGCGGCCAACCTGGCCTGGCTGGAGCAGCAGGCCGCCCCGGGCCGCTTCCATTTCATCCAGGCCGACCTGGCCGAGGCCGAGGCCGTGCTGGCCGTGTTCCGCCGCCACGCCCCCTTCGACTACATCGCCCATGTGGGCGGCCAGGTGGCCATGACCACCTCCCTGACCGATCCCGCCCGCGACCTGCAGACCAATGTCCTCGGCACCTTCGCCGTGCTCGAGGCCGCCCGGGCCCTCTCCCCGGAGGCCCTGATCGCCTACAGCAGCACCAACAAGGTCTACGGCGATCTGGAGGGCCTCCGCTACGAGGAGACCCCCACCCGTTACCGCCTCCCCGATCACCCCGAAGGCCTCGACGAAGCCCTCTGCCTTGATTTCTCCACCCCCTACGGCTGCTCCAAGGGCGCCGCCGACCAGTACGTGCGCGACTGGGCCCGCGTCTATGGCCTGAAAACGGTCGTGTTCCGCCACTCCTCGATCTTCGGCGGCCGCCAGTTCGCCTCCTTCGACCAGGGCTGGGTGGGCTGGTTCTGCCAGAAGGCGATCGAGCAGAAGCGCGCCCACCAGGCCGGTGTGGCCCCCGAGCCCTTCACCATCGCCGGCACTGGCAAGCAGGTGCGAGATGTGCTCCACGCCGACGACCTGATCCGCCTCTACCGGGCCGCCTACGAGCACCGGGAGCGGATGACCGGCGAGATCTTCAACATCGGCGGCGGCGCCGCCAACTCTCTCAGCCTGCTGGAGCTGTTCGCCCTGCTCGCCGAGCTGCTGGCCATCCCGCCGCTGGTGTTCACCCCCACCCCCCGCCGCGCCAGCGACCAGGACTGCTTCATCGCCGACATCGCCAAGGCCGAGCGGCTGCTCGGCTGGTCGCCGGCCATCTCCTGCCGCGACGGCGTCAGCCGCATGCTCGCCTGGACCGAAACCCACCTGATGGCGGCCTGA
- the psaC gene encoding photosystem I iron-sulfur center protein PsaC, with translation MSHAVKIYDTCIGCTQCVRACPLDVLEMVPWDGCKAGQIASSPRTEDCVGCKRCETACPTDFLSIRVYLGDETSRSMGLAY, from the coding sequence ATGTCCCACGCCGTCAAGATCTACGACACCTGCATCGGCTGCACCCAGTGCGTCCGTGCCTGCCCCCTCGACGTTCTCGAGATGGTTCCCTGGGACGGCTGCAAGGCCGGCCAGATCGCTTCCTCGCCCCGCACCGAAGACTGCGTCGGCTGCAAGCGCTGCGAAACCGCCTGCCCCACCGACTTCCTGAGCATCCGCGTCTACCTCGGCGACGAGACCAGCCGCTCCATGGGCCTGGCCTACTGA
- the acpP gene encoding acyl carrier protein: MSQEAIFAKVRSIVAEQLSVEADEVKPESNFQNDLGADSLDTVELVMALEEAFDIEIPDESAEGITTVGDAVKYIQEKQA, from the coding sequence ATGTCCCAGGAAGCGATCTTCGCGAAAGTCCGGTCGATCGTTGCCGAACAGCTCAGCGTGGAGGCTGACGAGGTCAAGCCGGAATCCAATTTCCAGAACGACCTGGGAGCCGATTCCCTCGACACCGTCGAGCTGGTGATGGCCCTGGAGGAAGCCTTCGACATCGAGATCCCCGACGAGTCGGCCGAAGGGATCACCACGGTGGGTGACGCCGTCAAATACATCCAAGAGAAGCAGGCCTGA
- the fabF gene encoding beta-ketoacyl-ACP synthase II yields MVEGLRRVVVTGLGAVTPIGNNVADYWEGLINGRNGVAPITLFDASRHACRFAAEVKDFDTAGWLEPKEAKRWDRFCQFGVVAAKQAVADAGLTIDDGNAPRIGVAIGSGVGGLLMMETQAHVLADRGPDRVSPFCVPMMIPNMATGLAAIALGARGPSSAVATACAAGSNAIGDAFRLIQLGLADAMVCGGAESAITPLGVAGFASARALSFRNDDPATASRPFDAERNGFVIGEGAGVLVLESLEHATARGARVLGEIVGYGMTCDAYHYTLPSPGGVGAAEAIRLALADARLEPEAVDYVNAHGTSTQANDSNETAAIKSALGAHAMTIPVSSTKSMTGHLLGGSGGIEAIAAVLAVAHNLVPPTINYSTPDPACDLDVVPNQAREHAVNVVLSNSFGFGGHNVCLAFRRMT; encoded by the coding sequence ATGGTGGAGGGTCTCCGCCGCGTCGTCGTCACCGGCCTGGGCGCGGTCACACCGATCGGCAACAACGTCGCGGATTACTGGGAGGGGCTGATCAACGGCCGCAATGGGGTGGCGCCGATCACCTTGTTCGATGCCTCCCGCCATGCCTGCCGCTTCGCCGCCGAAGTCAAGGACTTCGACACGGCCGGCTGGCTGGAGCCGAAGGAGGCGAAGCGCTGGGATCGCTTCTGCCAGTTCGGGGTGGTCGCGGCCAAGCAGGCGGTGGCCGATGCCGGCCTGACCATCGACGACGGCAACGCCCCGCGCATCGGGGTCGCCATCGGCTCCGGCGTGGGGGGGCTGCTGATGATGGAAACCCAGGCCCACGTGCTGGCCGACCGCGGTCCCGACCGGGTCAGCCCGTTCTGCGTGCCGATGATGATCCCCAACATGGCCACCGGGCTGGCGGCCATCGCCCTCGGCGCCCGGGGGCCCAGCAGCGCCGTGGCCACCGCCTGCGCCGCCGGCTCCAACGCCATCGGCGATGCCTTCCGTCTCATCCAGCTGGGCCTGGCGGACGCCATGGTCTGCGGCGGCGCCGAGTCGGCGATCACCCCCCTGGGGGTGGCCGGCTTCGCCAGCGCCCGGGCCCTGTCGTTCCGCAACGATGATCCGGCCACGGCCAGCCGCCCCTTCGACGCCGAGCGCAACGGCTTCGTGATCGGCGAGGGGGCCGGCGTCCTGGTGCTTGAGAGCCTGGAGCACGCCACGGCCAGGGGCGCCCGGGTGCTGGGCGAGATCGTCGGCTACGGCATGACCTGCGACGCGTATCACTACACCTTGCCCTCCCCCGGCGGCGTGGGGGCGGCGGAGGCCATCCGTCTGGCCCTGGCAGATGCCCGGCTGGAGCCGGAGGCGGTGGATTACGTCAATGCCCACGGCACCAGCACCCAGGCCAACGACAGCAACGAGACCGCCGCCATCAAGTCGGCGCTCGGGGCCCACGCCATGACCATCCCGGTCAGTTCCACCAAGTCGATGACCGGCCACCTGCTGGGCGGCAGCGGCGGCATCGAGGCCATCGCCGCGGTGCTGGCGGTGGCCCACAACCTGGTACCGCCTACGATCAACTACAGCACGCCCGATCCTGCCTGCGATCTGGATGTGGTGCCCAACCAGGCCCGGGAACACGCCGTCAATGTCGTGCTTTCCAACTCCTTCGGATTCGGCGGCCACAACGTCTGCCTTGCCTTCCGCCGGATGACCTGA